The sequence below is a genomic window from Canis aureus isolate CA01 chromosome 26, VMU_Caureus_v.1.0, whole genome shotgun sequence.
GGCTGGGGACGCGGGACCGCGGGACGGGGAGTCCGGGCCGGGGCAAGGGCGGGGGGGCCGGGACCCGCGACGACTCACAGAAAGAACTCGGGAGAGGAGGGGCTGTCGCTGGTGGAGCCCGCCTCCCTGAAGCCGGAGTTGGCGAGTTTCTCGCACTTGACCTTGTAGGCGTCTCTTTCGCGGGCCAGCCGGGACACCTCCTGCTTAAGCTGCTCCACCTGCTGAATGAGCTGCGTCTTCTCGTTCTCCAGGTGGTGTTTCTGCTGGACGCGTTTATACCTGCACGACTGGGCGTAACCCCGGTTCTTCAGGGTCCGCCGCTTCTGCTTCAGGCGGATCACCTCGTCCTTGGTGAAGCCCCGCAGGTGGCGGTTCAGCTCGCGCACGGACATGGACACGAGCTGGTCGTCGGAGAAGCGGTCCTCcacgctgccgccgccgccggccgccgtcgccgccgcgGCCGCGTGCGGCCCGGGCCCCGGGTGGCTGGTGGGCAGCTGCTGCGCGGGGCTGGCGGCGCTGGACGGCGGCGGCGAcgcttggtggtggtggtgatggtgcgGGTGCGCGTGCGGGCCCAGCTCGTCGTGGGGCACGCCGGCGCCCGGGTAGGCGTGGTGCGGGtgcgggtggtggtggtggtggtggtggtgcgcGCCGCGGAAGCCGTCGAAGCTCTGCAGCGGCTGCGGCACCGGGTGCGACCCGATGAGCGCCTCCACCGCGTCCTCGGGCGTCAGGTTGAGCGCCTCGGGGTTCATCTGCTGGTAGTTGCTCGCCATCCAGTACAGGTCCTCCAGGTGAGTCTTCTGTTCGGTGGGGCTGAAGCTGGGCGACGAGGGCACCGAGCTGCACGGCGTGCTGAGCGGGGTGGACGACACCGAGCCGGCGGGCTGCAGGCGCGTGCAGGGCCGGCCCGGCCGCTCCGCGCGCCCCAGCGGCTCCTTCTTCACGTCGAACTTGAGCAGGTCGAAGTCGTTGACGTACTCCATGGCCAGCGGGCTGGTGGGCAGCTCGGGCCCCATGCTCAGCTCCGCGGCCATCGCGGACGCGAGGCGCAGCCGCCGCTGCCGCCCGGGAAACTTTGCGGCCGGCCGGGGCGCGCCGAGCCGAGAGCGGGGGCGGAGAGCGGCGAGcccgggaggcggggaggcggggagccgAGGAGCCGAGGGCGCAGCGGGCCGGGGCCGCCGGCCAAGCCTTTGTCTGGGGACGCGGCGGCGCGCCGGAGAGTCCCGAGGCTGCCTGCGCCGCCCCGGAGctcgggccggggccggggccgcgccgGGGCcgcgccggggccgggccgggccgggccgggccgcgccgGGAGGGGCGGAGAAGCgagcggggcgcgcggcggggcggaGGGGAGGCGCCGGCCGAGCGCCCGCCGCTCGCTCTCTGGCTCCCCTGCTCTCTCGGGCTCCCTCGGTCGCAGCCGCTCGCAGCCCGGCGGTGCAGCTGTGCTCGATccggcgccgccgccgcctttTATCGCCTTCCTGATGTCaccggggcgcgggggcccgggCGGCCCAGCGCGCCGGCCAATGGCTGCTCGGCCCCCGCGGCCGGCGGCGCAGGGCGGGGCGCGCCTGACAGCTCCTCCGCCCCCCGCGTCAGCTGACTGGCGGCCCGAGCGGCGGAGAGCGGCGGAGGCCTGGCGAGGGCTGGAGCCCGGTGGGACGGCGCGCCCCggcccagccccccgccccctgcgggGCCCGGCCCCCACCGTCTCGCCTGCggggcgcgccccccgcccccccccgcccgcgggCCGGGCCGCCCCTTTCACCCCTTCGCGCGCTCCCCTGGCTCTTTGCCCttcgctcccccacccccagcccgtgTCACCCCCAGGAGGCCCGCGAGGAGCGCCGCGACCCCCCCCCCGAGCCCTTTGttccccgcggcccccgcccggtGGGGCACGTCCCGTGGGCGCGCGGCTGCTGCGGGCCGCGGGGGTGCGGGCCGTGCCTGGCTGCGCTTCTGCGGGGCTGCGCGTATTTGCGTCTTGGGGGTGGGTTTGCGGCTCCAAGAGTTGTGTTCAGACCCAAGCCTCAGCCCCGGGGGACCCTCCTCGGGCCCAGCAGGGGCCGCTCCCCGCCCGGCGGGTGCGGCGGCCGCGGCGGAGCCGGAGACAGGActcccggggccccgccgctccccgcgcccgccccacccacagaagcagaaggaggacGGGAGCGGCGGAGGAATCGGCCGGAGGGCTCTGAATTCCTCTCCGCAGCCGGACGCGCGGAGCCCGAGCTCCCGAGGCCTGGGGCTGAGGCCGGTGCAGGACGGTGCTCCGGGCGGCTCGCGGCTGCTGGGGAACCGACCCTGTTTTTGTTTGAACGTTTTGTAACGATTTAGCAGATCGCGGCGTCAGCCCCACGCGAGTCTCAAACAGACATAAAGTGCGACCCCAAGTGGCCACTGTGCGCAAAGGCGCGCGGcacggcccggcccgccccgccgcccgcaggCTGGGACGACGCCTCGCGCCCAGCTGGGTCTTCCCAACTGGTCCGATCCAGGCCGGCCCAGAACTGAGGCTGTGTGAGCACCGCGGCCCAGGACTGGTTCCCCTAGAGCCACGCGCGGGTCCCCGGGTCCCGTCCCGGGACCCCGCCGCGAGTTCGGCGCTGATCGCCGCGCGTGAAACTAGCGCGCGCCCCAGCTCGGGGCAAGGGGGCAGAGGGGATGCGGGAGGGACCCTGGGATGCCCTTGGGCAGCCCCCTGCGCGGGATGGTCAGGGGCCCGGTTACGCCAGTGGCTGAAAGCGGAACGGCCACAGCGGAGGGGCCCAGGGCTGTCCGATGAGAAACCTCCCCGGAGCGCAGACGGGGAGCCCACGGCGCACGAGGCATCCGGGCGGGGCTTGGGCGCTGCGTACCCCTCCTGACTCGGGCTCAGCatggcccgggggggggggggagtctctTCCCGAGACCCCCCCAGCCCGGGCGCAGGAACCGGATAAATCGCAAATTCGCTGTACCCGGAGACCCGACCCGCCTCCCGCGTCGCCTTCTGCTCTGCAGCTTTGGGCGCGTGCAGCGAAAGGCAGAAGCGCGCCCTGGGTGAGTGTGTCCCGGCCGCTGCCCGTGCAGAGCCAGCACGACTGACACCGCGCGTAGGGGTCAGGTGGGCCACACCCGTGCGGAGACAGGcagatttattattaattattatttattattattattattattatttttagtgtgagAAGGTAAAATAATTTGCCTCCAGTTAATCTGAAAACTCTATTCTTTTGCGCCCTCGGTgcagctggggtggggtgtggtcTGGAGCCGCCTGTTTTTAGTAAAGTGAATATATTTGAACTAAAACGTGAACTGAAAGGTTTGGATCAGCAAACCTGTAACGCTGGAAGAGCCCGTCCTCAACCCTTCGCAGGAGCGTGCTCTCGGCAGAAACCACTCGGCGGTCTCCCGGCAGAGCCTGGGCCCTGCAGCcgccccacctctgccccaagCCGGGCAGCGGGGaccagccccctccctgcccggGTCGTGTTAGCACACGGTGAGAGCACACCCGCACCGCGGCTCA
It includes:
- the MAFB gene encoding transcription factor MafB, with product MAAELSMGPELPTSPLAMEYVNDFDLLKFDVKKEPLGRAERPGRPCTRLQPAGSVSSTPLSTPCSSVPSSPSFSPTEQKTHLEDLYWMASNYQQMNPEALNLTPEDAVEALIGSHPVPQPLQSFDGFRGAHHHHHHHHPHPHHAYPGAGVPHDELGPHAHPHHHHHHQASPPPSSAASPAQQLPTSHPGPGPHAAAAATAAGGGGSVEDRFSDDQLVSMSVRELNRHLRGFTKDEVIRLKQKRRTLKNRGYAQSCRYKRVQQKHHLENEKTQLIQQVEQLKQEVSRLARERDAYKVKCEKLANSGFREAGSTSDSPSSPEFFL